From one Amphiura filiformis chromosome 13, Afil_fr2py, whole genome shotgun sequence genomic stretch:
- the LOC140168065 gene encoding phospholipid scramblase 2-like: protein MAQPVQGQPTGGEKGAQWMPAPPERPVGCPPGLEYLTQLDQILVHQQVELLEAILNWETKNRYVVKNSMGQQVFFAREESGLCWRLCCQQGRPFVMHITDNNNEEVIRIVRPFQCCAGCCWCADGGNCCSLTINIESPPGTIVGTVTQTRSSWKPEMNVMNSSGETVLKIRGPCCLCNMVCCRCDIQFAVMSADLTQEVGIISKQWAGAIKEMFTNADTFSITFPRDLDVKVKAVLVGALFLIDFMFYEQKN from the exons GTCCAAGGACAACCAACTGGAGGTGAGAAGGGTGCACAATGGATGCCAGCCCCACCAGAGAGACCTGTCGGGTGTCCCCCGGGTTTGGAATATCTGACACAACTCGATCAGATTCTTGTACATCAGCAGGTGGAACTCTTAGAAG CTATCTTGAATTGGGAAACCAAAAACCGATATGTGGTCAAGAATAGCATGGGTCAACAGGTGTTCTTCGCGCGAGAAG AGTCGGGCTTATGTTGGCGACTCTGCTGTCAGCAAGGACGTCCTTTCGTAATGCACATTACAGACAATAATAACGAG GAAGTGATTCGTATAGTACGACCATTCCAATGCTGTGCTGGATGTTGTTGGTGTGCGGACGGCGGTAACTGTTGCTCGCTGACAATTAACATCGAATCACCACCAGGAACAATAGTGGGAACTGTCACGCAAAC TCGCAGCAGCTGGAAGCCTGAAATGAACGTAATGAACAGCAGTGGAGAAACAGTACTGAAGATACGTGGTCCGTGTTGCCTGTGTAATATGGTATGCTGTAGATGCGATATTCAATTTGCG GTTATGAGCGCAGATTTAACGCAGGAAGTTGGCATAATTAGCAAGCAGTGGGCAGGGGCCATCAAAGAAATGTTCACAAATGCAGACACATTTAGCATTACGT TTCCGCGGGATTTGGACGTCAAGGTGAAGGCTGTGCTAGTGGGAGCATTGTTTCTCATA GATTTCATGTTCTATGAACAAAAGAATTAA